The nucleotide sequence CTGATGCAAAAGAAATCGATCTACGTTGTATACACGGGTGGTACTATTGGTATGCAACATTCTGAACACGGCTATATTCCTGTATCAGGGTATTTGCAACGTCAATTAGCCAAAATGCCAGAGTTCCATCGCGAAGAAATGCCTGATTTCACAATCAAAGAGCACCTTCCACTGATCGACTCTTCAAACATTACCCCTGAAGATTGGCAATCCATCGCTGATGATATTAGTGAAAATTATCACAACTATGATGGATTCGTTATTCTTCATGGTACTGATACCATGGCATTTACTGCTTCTGCACTCTCTTTTATGTTTGAGAATCTTAGCAAGCCTATTATTGTTACTGGCTCTCAAATTCCTTTAGAAGCCTTACGGTCTGATGGACAAACAAACCTATTAAATGCACTTTATCTCGCTGCTCATCATCCAATTAATGAAGTAGCTCTATTTTTTAATAACACCCTGTATCGCGGAAACCGCACCGTAAAAGCACATGCCGACGGCTTTAATGCCTTTGCGTCGCCGAATAGCGCACCACTGTTAGAAGCG is from Proteus columbae and encodes:
- the ansA gene encoding asparaginase, which translates into the protein MQKKSIYVVYTGGTIGMQHSEHGYIPVSGYLQRQLAKMPEFHREEMPDFTIKEHLPLIDSSNITPEDWQSIADDISENYHNYDGFVILHGTDTMAFTASALSFMFENLSKPIIVTGSQIPLEALRSDGQTNLLNALYLAAHHPINEVALFFNNTLYRGNRTVKAHADGFNAFASPNSAPLLEAGINIKQFKINSFPKGNGEFTAHNITPQPIGVVTIYPGLSDEVVKNILMQPVKALILRSYGVGNAPSHPALLSTLREATERGIVVINLTQCISGRVNMEGYATGQALAEVGVISGFDMTFEATLTKLHYLLSQQYNYTEICRLMQQNLRGEMTLDDND